One segment of Planctomyces sp. SH-PL62 DNA contains the following:
- a CDS encoding DUF1559 domain-containing protein, translated as MPTMTRLRINDRNRRRGFTLIELLVVVAIIAVLIAMLLPAVQSAREAARRMQCVNNLKQIALAAHNYHDVNNCFPSARPSSSPQHGHMVSLLAFLEQGVLTNAFNVALSGGFADPGNQTVANTNLSVLLCPSNPNQQTIRLRKSSSTGKAYGAYITDAEGTFMTGWVCDYWVNHAISASTIALLSPGATAPDPILKGTAPRMAMVTDGLSNTTLFLEHAGYDKHYVKGVGWPMPDTDLTLDQPGAWGAWLGWCAFMVQGYSNSPPPTNSGTPAGTACAINCNNSQGVFGFHPTGANVAMADGGVRMLSTSMTVANLMAMVSRNGGEIVQE; from the coding sequence ATGCCCACCATGACCCGCCTCCGCATCAATGACCGAAACCGTCGCCGCGGCTTCACCCTGATCGAACTCTTGGTGGTCGTCGCCATCATCGCCGTGCTCATCGCGATGCTCTTGCCCGCCGTGCAGTCGGCGCGCGAGGCCGCCCGAAGGATGCAGTGCGTCAACAATCTGAAGCAGATCGCCCTGGCGGCGCACAATTATCACGACGTCAACAATTGCTTCCCCTCGGCGAGGCCCTCTTCCTCCCCGCAGCACGGCCACATGGTCTCGCTCCTGGCGTTCCTGGAGCAAGGCGTCCTGACCAACGCGTTCAACGTCGCGCTCTCGGGCGGGTTCGCCGACCCGGGGAACCAGACGGTGGCGAACACCAACCTGTCGGTCCTGCTGTGCCCGTCGAATCCCAACCAGCAGACCATCCGTCTGCGCAAGTCCAGTTCGACCGGGAAGGCGTATGGGGCGTATATCACCGACGCCGAAGGGACTTTCATGACGGGCTGGGTCTGCGATTACTGGGTCAATCACGCCATCAGCGCGTCGACCATCGCTCTGCTCAGCCCCGGCGCGACGGCTCCCGACCCGATCCTCAAGGGGACCGCGCCGAGGATGGCGATGGTCACCGACGGCCTCTCCAACACCACGCTGTTCCTCGAACACGCGGGCTATGACAAGCACTACGTCAAGGGGGTGGGCTGGCCGATGCCGGACACAGATCTCACCCTCGACCAGCCCGGGGCCTGGGGGGCGTGGCTGGGTTGGTGCGCGTTCATGGTCCAGGGGTACTCCAACTCTCCCCCGCCGACCAATTCGGGCACCCCCGCCGGGACCGCCTGTGCGATCAACTGCAACAACTCGCAGGGGGTCTTCGGCTTCCATCCCACGGGGGCCAACGTCGCCATGGCCGACGGCGGCGTCCGGATGCTCTCGACGAGCATGACGGTCGCCAACCTGATGGCCATGGTCAGCCGCAACGGCGGGGAGATCGTCCAGGAATGA
- a CDS encoding G8 domain-containing protein, translating into MLRDLTRRGLAALAVVCWAGSSGFAAEPLLVRSARSGAWSAKETWEQGRTPGAGDRVVVRAGHHVDYDVVSEEVVRLVQIAGTLEFARDRDTRLEAGLITITTSEEPSEDGFDCHAAMKDMGAMQDASRPALLVGRPGAPVGAGFSALIRLHYIEGMDRLSCPAIVCCGGRMEFHGQPMPHTWLKIRQTADAGASTLHVDEWAGGWKQGDHVIVTGTRRQRDGRGVGGDFLAGAQTEERRIVGVSPRDFSGGYPVKLDRPLAFSHFAEGNFRAEVANLTRNVVVESAEPAGVRGHTMYHRKSAGSISYAEFRHLGKLHEKGRYSIHFHLAGETMRGSSVIGASIWDSHNRWITIHGTDALVVRDVVGYKSVGHGFFLESGSEVNNILDHNLAALVLPGKTQNEQEVPFDPNRGAGFWWANSQNSFTRNVAAECAEYGYRFDVKKTEDYNPVRQIRQPDGTLAPKDVRILPFVRFEDNEAHTMKFFCLNLRGVTRPDRGLDFYSQNESLSREAVEARPEPGRPFWIRNFRGWEANWATHLGTTGVFIDGLDVFRSDVAVWRSIMDGSGFRRMTTKDMRVNDIHNPMSSGYAPTREESERGAFRGLSSFKDDMPPTTVITSAVREGNLVRVRGSVADSSDIKRVLVNGREATSTRGSFAEWEAVLEAPSGAALEVSAGAEDVQGHVEPRPHVVDVEPAGL; encoded by the coding sequence ATGTTGAGAGACTTGACGCGTCGTGGTTTGGCCGCCCTGGCGGTCGTGTGCTGGGCCGGATCGTCGGGCTTCGCGGCCGAGCCTCTCCTGGTCCGATCCGCACGATCGGGCGCCTGGTCCGCGAAGGAGACCTGGGAGCAGGGCCGCACGCCCGGGGCCGGCGACCGGGTCGTCGTCCGGGCCGGTCACCACGTCGACTACGACGTGGTTTCCGAGGAGGTCGTCCGCCTGGTCCAGATCGCAGGGACGTTGGAGTTCGCCAGGGATCGGGACACCCGGCTGGAGGCCGGGCTCATCACCATCACGACGTCCGAGGAGCCGTCGGAGGACGGGTTCGACTGCCACGCGGCGATGAAGGACATGGGCGCGATGCAAGACGCCTCCCGGCCCGCGCTCCTCGTAGGTCGGCCCGGAGCCCCGGTCGGCGCGGGGTTTTCGGCCTTGATCCGGCTGCATTACATCGAGGGGATGGACAGGCTCTCGTGCCCGGCCATCGTCTGCTGCGGCGGTCGGATGGAGTTTCACGGCCAGCCGATGCCGCACACCTGGTTGAAGATCCGCCAGACGGCGGACGCCGGCGCCTCGACTCTTCACGTCGACGAGTGGGCCGGCGGTTGGAAGCAGGGGGACCACGTCATCGTCACCGGCACCCGCCGCCAGCGCGACGGCCGCGGGGTCGGCGGCGATTTTCTCGCGGGCGCCCAGACCGAGGAGCGCCGGATCGTCGGCGTCTCGCCCCGAGACTTCTCCGGCGGTTACCCGGTGAAGCTCGACCGGCCGCTGGCCTTCTCCCACTTCGCCGAGGGGAACTTCCGCGCCGAGGTCGCCAACCTCACGCGCAACGTCGTGGTGGAATCGGCCGAGCCCGCCGGCGTCCGCGGGCACACGATGTACCATCGGAAGTCGGCCGGGTCGATCAGCTACGCCGAGTTCCGTCACCTGGGCAAGCTCCATGAGAAGGGCCGCTACAGCATCCACTTCCACCTCGCCGGCGAGACCATGCGAGGCAGTTCGGTGATCGGAGCGTCGATCTGGGACAGCCACAACCGCTGGATCACGATCCACGGCACCGACGCCCTGGTGGTGCGCGACGTCGTCGGCTACAAGAGCGTCGGCCACGGCTTCTTCCTGGAGAGCGGCTCGGAGGTCAACAACATCCTGGACCACAACCTGGCGGCGCTCGTCCTGCCCGGCAAGACGCAGAATGAACAGGAAGTCCCCTTCGACCCCAACCGCGGCGCCGGCTTCTGGTGGGCCAACAGCCAGAACAGCTTCACCCGCAACGTGGCCGCCGAGTGCGCGGAATACGGCTACCGCTTCGATGTGAAGAAGACCGAGGACTACAACCCGGTCCGCCAGATCCGCCAGCCCGACGGGACCCTCGCGCCGAAGGACGTCCGCATCCTGCCGTTCGTCCGATTCGAGGACAATGAAGCGCACACCATGAAGTTCTTCTGCCTGAACCTGCGCGGGGTCACCAGGCCGGACCGGGGTTTGGACTTCTACAGCCAGAACGAGAGCCTGTCGCGCGAGGCGGTCGAGGCGAGGCCCGAGCCGGGGCGCCCCTTCTGGATCCGCAACTTCCGCGGCTGGGAGGCCAACTGGGCCACCCACCTGGGGACGACCGGCGTCTTCATCGACGGCCTGGACGTCTTCCGCTCCGACGTGGCCGTCTGGCGCTCCATCATGGACGGCTCCGGGTTCCGCCGGATGACCACGAAGGACATGCGCGTGAACGACATCCACAATCCAATGAGCTCCGGCTACGCGCCGACGAGGGAGGAGTCCGAGAGAGGGGCCTTCCGCGGGCTCTCAAGCTTCAAGGACGACATGCCGCCGACCACGGTGATCACGTCGGCCGTGCGGGAGGGGAACCTCGTCCGCGTCCGGGGATCAGTCGCCGATTCGAGCGATATCAAACGGGTGCTGGTCAACGGCCGCGAGGCGACCTCCACCCGCGGCAGCTTCGCCGAGTGGGAAGCGGTCCTCGAAGCGCCCTCCGGCGCGGCTCTCGAGGTCAGCGCCGGCGCCGAGGACGTCCAGGGCCACGTCGAGCCCAGGCCGCACGTCGTCGACGTCGAGCCTGCCGGCCTGTAA
- a CDS encoding SulP family inorganic anion transporter, translating into MSMQRIQSEWFSNIKGDLLAGTVVALALIPEAIAFSIIAGVDPKVGLYASFCIAVVAAFFGGRPGMISAATGAMALVMVSLVKTHGLEYLLAATILTGVLQILAGLFKLGALIRFVSRSVVTGFVNALAILIFWAQVPELVGGTWHVYPMVAAGLAIIYLLPRVTKTVPSALVCIIALTIVAMVTKMPLRTVGDMGRLPSDFPAFLLPNVPLTWETLRIILPYSCTLAVVGLLESMMTATIVDDMTDTHSDKNRECAGQGVGNIVAGLFGGMAGCAMIGQSVINIKSGGRTRLSTLFAGLFLLFLILVLSDWVRRIPMAALVAVMTMVSIGTFNWASLKNLVVHPKSSSFVMLATVVVTVATGDLARGVLVGVLLSTLFFAMKVERIVHVRPELVDGGKKCVYHVSGQLFFVSSHAFIRGFDFTQDVERVEIEFTHAHFWDISAISALDKVVLKFRRKGVEVELVGLNEASSTMIDRHGDHDGPEALELTASH; encoded by the coding sequence ATGTCTATGCAGCGAATCCAATCCGAGTGGTTCTCCAACATCAAGGGAGACCTGCTCGCCGGGACCGTCGTGGCCCTGGCCCTCATCCCCGAGGCCATCGCCTTCTCCATCATCGCCGGTGTGGACCCGAAGGTCGGGCTCTACGCGTCATTCTGCATCGCGGTCGTGGCGGCGTTCTTCGGCGGCAGGCCGGGGATGATTTCCGCCGCCACGGGGGCGATGGCCCTCGTGATGGTCAGCCTGGTCAAGACGCACGGCCTGGAGTATCTCCTGGCCGCCACCATCCTCACCGGCGTGCTCCAGATCCTGGCCGGGCTCTTCAAGCTCGGGGCGCTCATCCGGTTCGTGTCGCGGTCGGTGGTCACGGGATTCGTCAACGCGCTGGCGATCCTCATCTTCTGGGCCCAGGTGCCCGAGCTGGTCGGCGGCACCTGGCACGTCTATCCGATGGTGGCCGCCGGGTTGGCGATCATTTATCTGCTGCCGCGAGTGACGAAGACCGTCCCCTCCGCGCTCGTCTGCATCATCGCCCTGACCATCGTGGCGATGGTGACCAAGATGCCGCTCCGGACGGTGGGCGACATGGGCCGACTTCCCTCGGATTTCCCGGCCTTCCTGCTCCCGAACGTCCCGCTGACCTGGGAGACGTTGAGGATCATCCTCCCCTACTCGTGCACGCTGGCGGTGGTCGGCCTGCTCGAATCGATGATGACCGCCACCATCGTCGACGACATGACCGACACCCACAGCGACAAGAATCGCGAATGCGCCGGGCAGGGCGTCGGCAACATCGTCGCCGGACTCTTCGGCGGGATGGCGGGCTGTGCGATGATCGGCCAGTCGGTCATCAACATCAAGTCGGGCGGCCGGACCCGGCTCTCGACGCTCTTCGCGGGCCTGTTCCTGCTCTTCCTCATCCTGGTCCTGAGCGATTGGGTGCGACGGATTCCGATGGCCGCCCTGGTGGCGGTGATGACGATGGTCTCCATCGGCACCTTCAATTGGGCCTCGCTCAAGAATCTCGTCGTCCACCCGAAAAGTTCCAGCTTCGTCATGCTGGCGACGGTGGTCGTGACGGTGGCGACCGGCGACCTGGCCAGGGGGGTCCTGGTCGGCGTCCTCCTGAGCACGCTCTTCTTCGCCATGAAGGTCGAGCGAATCGTGCACGTCCGGCCCGAGCTGGTCGACGGCGGCAAGAAGTGCGTCTACCACGTGAGCGGGCAGCTCTTCTTCGTCTCCTCGCACGCGTTCATCCGCGGCTTCGACTTCACTCAGGACGTCGAGCGCGTCGAGATCGAGTTCACCCACGCCCACTTCTGGGACATCTCGGCGATTTCGGCCCTCGACAAGGTCGTCTTGAAGTTCCGTCGCAAGGGGGTCGAGGTCGAGCTGGTCGGCCTGAACGAGGCCAGCTCGACGATGATCGACCGCCACGGCGACCACGACGGGCCCGAGGCCCTGGAGCTGACCGCAAGCCACTGA
- a CDS encoding type II toxin-antitoxin system Phd/YefM family antitoxin encodes MLDLTNDIDSLSEFKRRTPEFIRRLKAEGRPVVLTVNGKAEVVVQDAASYQRLVEIAERVERMDALRASLEDMKAGRVSPAEDMLAEMRRILDAKKAR; translated from the coding sequence ATGCTCGACCTCACCAACGACATCGACTCCCTCTCGGAGTTCAAGCGGCGCACGCCCGAGTTCATCAGGCGGCTCAAGGCCGAGGGCCGCCCGGTCGTCCTCACCGTCAACGGCAAGGCCGAGGTGGTCGTGCAGGACGCGGCCTCTTACCAGAGGCTCGTCGAGATCGCCGAACGGGTCGAGCGGATGGACGCCCTGCGGGCTTCGCTCGAGGACATGAAGGCGGGCCGCGTCTCCCCGGCCGAGGACATGCTCGCCGAGATGAGGCGGATCCTCGACGCGAAGAAGGCCCGATGA